CAATGCCTTGTCGATCCCGATCGGCACCCCCAGCTGGCGCGACAGTGACTGCACGGCCTTCGAGAAAGGCAGGGCCCCAGCCTGAAACGGGATTGGCCCACGCGTCCCCGGCGCTGTTGGCAACACAACATTTACCCGGCGCGCCAGCAACTCCGATTGTTCAGCGGAAAGCCCTTCGCTGTTTATCAGCAGCGAGCGCTTGTTCACGTATGGATTCCGGCCGGGATGATAGAAAAAAACGTAGTCGGGCGTACTATCCACCCCGACCCCGATAGCGCGCGCGGACTTCAATATCGCCTCCAGACCGGTCCGCAACGGCACCTCCCCCACAGATAGTTCGCCGGTAACGGCCGCCGCGGCAAGGTCATCGGCAACGATTGTCTTGCCTGTCGCCTGGCTTATCCAGGCAAAGGCCATGTATAGCGGCAGATTGGCGCCAAACACGATTTCGGCGTTCACCTCGTCGTAAACCGGATCCAGTGAAGGCAGCTGTATCTGTGTAAGTGCCTCAAATCCCTGAGGATAAAGGAAGTAGTAGTGGTCCGTCTCTTGGAGGCCGCATTTGAGAAGTTCCGAAATCCGGTCCGCCATTTTCGAGGCGGAGGTCTTCCTCGTTGACAACGCCTCGATCCGAATCTCTTCCATCCCATTCATCAACACGAGGCCTTCCACACCCTCCTTTTCCAAGTCGCGCAAGAACATCCCGAGCCGAACCATCTCTTTGGTTTTCTCGCTGACGGACCCGCCGGCGGGCGCTTTGCTCTCGGCTCCGAGCCGGTCATCGCGGCGGCCGGCCCCCCTGGGCCGCGACGCAGCGTACGCCTTTCCCTCTGCTACAAAAAGACTTACAGAAATGCAGACGCCCAGAATCACGAGAAACCACCGGTTCCGGGACGTTCTAGCTGGATTGCTCATGGCTTACTCCTGTAGAAAATGGATTCGGCCTCTGTATTCATCCTAGATAGATACCAAGCAGACTACGGAAGTTCCGCGTACCTTTTGCGGCGCGGCGTGTTACGGACGGAAGACCTGCTCAATGGGACTTCGCCCGCACCGGGGACAACGCGCGCCCTCTGTACGCACGTCCTGCCGCGAATACTGGGCCACGCATGCCACGCAGCAAACCGCCCCGCAACGCGAGCACACAAGCCCGTAGTCCGGGCGCAAGTCCGGCGCGTTTTTGACGTTATCTCGTTGGGGGTCCGCGGGCCAATGGGGCGCCCGCAGCCGTTTCCGGCACTCCAGGCAATTGCTGCTTTTCGTCTGAGGCCCGTAGAGATTAACGCCAATCCAGGCCGGGGGGCTCGCATCCACGGCAAAACAATGACTGGCATTGCAGTGGGGACACACATATTCGCTCAATTTGCGGCCGACAAGTTGCGGACGCGACGCCACCACAAGACCCATCTCCGGACCGGAAAGCGGGGTCAGCTCTTCCCGGGGGACCACCAGTATCTTTTGACACTCGGTGCACTCAAACTCGAGACTGTGTCCCCTCGCCCGCGCGGCATGGGCGTCAGTATCTTCGCGGATGCGCCACGCCAGCCACACCACCACGCCTGTCCCCGCCATCGCCACAGCAGCGGTTATCGGAAGTATCCACGGGCCAAGCCACGCCACTGGTGCCTCACCTCTCTCCGTTCATGCATGCGCCTCTCAGGGCCGATGAGCGCCACGCCGCCCAAACGGCCCTCACTCGGTATCGCCACAGCATCGGGCAGGCCCCGTAGACTTGTCAAGTCCGTGCGGCCATTCTATACTTGCTGGCATGGCGATTATCTTATTGCTCATAGCCGCAACGGCCGGCGTCGAGCGGAACGACCCCAACCAGACCTACGAGTTTGTCGAAAAAGGCACGGTGCCCATCGAGAAACGGCAGATCTTCGGCCGCATTCTCGAACAGCATCCTTACGGCTATCTCGTCGAGATTGACGCACCGTGGGAGAGCCAGAAGCGCACCGTTACTTTGCGAGACGACATGCTTGAGTCCGGTCCGCTGCTCGAGACCCCGGCGATGCGCGAACGCCGTATCGAAGAGGGATGGGCCGCCCGGGGCTTTGCCAAAGTCACCACGCCTGACGGCCAGACCGCCTTTGTGGTGGCTGCCGAAGTGAAATTGGCTGAGCGTGCCCGGCGGGACGGATTGGAGGCGGAACCGCCGGAACCCGTCCGCATACCTCCCGAAGCTCTTCTCGCACTGGAACACGGGCCGCCCGCCGAAGCCCCTGCCGCCGAGGCCCCCGGCAGCGCATTTCCCTGGGCAAGACGCGCGGCTCAAGCCGTTTTGATTCTCGCAGCGCTCGTTGTGGCGTCTATCATCGCGAAGACGACTGTTTTCGCGGAAGATTAGCCTCACATTCCGGCGGCCTGCGGCATCCCCGCCAAATGTTCCCGGGGATTGTACAATCGGTCAGCTCATGGAATCAAAGCGTCGCACGATTACTGTTCCACGGCACAACGGATCGCGGCGCGAGCGAGCAACCGCGCCGAACGCAGCGAGGGCACAGGGCAATACTCAGGGGTAGCGCTGCCGGAGGCAGGGCAAACGGGTCCGTTTCCTGGCCAGGCACCCCATTCTGCCCAAAGCGGCACCGCAAATCCCGTATAAAACGCAATACCAAACAATTAATGCCTTAACTAGCTTGTGTAAATTCGGTAATAACGTGGTATACTTCGAACGTAGTAATCTGAGAACAGAGGCGGGTGGGATACATGAAAAGGCCGGAACTTCCACGCAAGCCACTGGGAACCAATAGATTAGACAGGACAAGGAGCATCTTTGTCACGTCGATTCTGTTGACTCTCGTGTTGGCGGTCAGCTATTACGTGATACGCGCGAAGTTTCCTGGTTCCGCGATTATCGACGACGTTCTGGCTTTTGCGGCGGTCTGCGCGATCGCCTTGCCCACGTCCTACACGCTGGCCCGCGTGTACAATTCCCGACGCATCACCCTGGTGGCGATAGCAGCCTCCGTCCTGATCGTCCTTCCCTCGACCCTTTCCCTGATGCACTCCACCGTTTTTGAGTCCTGGGAAAGGGCGCCGTATCTCCGCGCCTATTTTGAGTACCGCCAGGAGATCAACAACACCGCGTTGATGTGCGGGATTCTGCTTTTCTTCGTTGCCTTCTATCTCAGCATGCTGGAGACCGAGCGGCACAAGATGCGGCTCGAAGAGCAGATGCGCGATGCGCAGGGTCGCGACGAGGCATACAAGGCACTCGTTGAGAATACGCTGCAGGCATTGGTGATTTGGCGGGACCGGGTGTTCCTCTTCGTCAATTCCGTCTTCGAGGAGATGAGCGGCTACAGCGCCGAAGAAGCGTTGACGATGACGCCCGAGCAGGTGCGCGACCTGATCCACCCCGATGACCGCGAGATGGTGTGGGAACGAGGCGCCCGCCGTCTGGCCGGTCACAATGAGCCTGTACGCTATGAATTCCGCATGCTGTGCAAAGATGGTTCCGTAAAATGGCTCGAGGCGTTTACGACGCTTACCCAGTTCGGCGGCAAGCCCGCCATACAGCAGGCGGGCATAGACATCACCGAACGCAAGGCCGCCGAGAAGGCCCTGCGCGACAGCGAACAAAAGTACCGCACCATGGCCGACAACATTTCCGATGTCGTCTGGACCATGGATCTGGAGTCGCATTTCACATATGTAAGCCCTTCGGTCGAACACATTCTGGGGTATTCCGCGGAAGAAGCGCTCACCTCGGATCCCGCAAGAGTGCTCGTGCCCGGTGCTCTCGAACGCCTCGGAGATCTGATTAAGGACGCGAGAACGCGGGTGGCGGAAGGCGGAGACCCCTGGGTCACTCAGGCCCCGGAGGAATTCGATCACTATCATAAAGACGGCCGTGTGGTCACCTGTGAAATGTCCGTCATGCTCATACAAGACGACTCGGGCAAACCGACGGGGGTGATAGGCGCCACTCGCGACGTCACGGAGCGAAAGCGTGTTGAAAAGGCGCTGCGCTCAAGCGAAGAGAAGTACCGGACCCTGGCCGAGAGCATATCGGACGTGGTCTGGACAATCGGTATGGACGGACGCATCACCTACTGCAATCGGGCCGCGGAGGCCGTGCTTGGCTACCAGCCCAAAGAACTTCTCGGCATGGACATCCGCCAGTTGCTCACCGAAAAGGCTTGCGAGCGCGCCCGGCTCGGTATTCAGGACAGCGTCGACAAGAACGCCCGGGGCATCCAGGAACTGGGTGCTCCCCGCGAGTATGACCATGTGCACAAAAATGGAACGATCGTGCCTTGTGAAGTGATGAGCCGATTGCTCCTGGACAGAGATGGCAACCCCCTCGGCGTCGTCGGCGTAAGCCGAGACATCCGGGAACGCAAACGCGCCGAAACTGAAAGACGCCGTTTCGAATCACAAGTACAACAAGCGCAAAAACTTGAAAGCCTTGGGATCCTGGCTGGCGGAATCGCGCACGATTTCAACAACATACTCGTCGGCATCTTGGGGAACGCGGACCTCGCCTTGGAAGAACTTCCAGTGGGGGCGCCGGCGCGGGCCTATCTGCATCAGATTAACCTGTCTGCCAAACGCGCCGCCGACCTGGCCCGCCAAATGCTCGCGTACTCGGGCAAAGGGAAATTCGTCGTCGAAGAGATCGACCTGAACGACCTTGTTCTGGAGATGAGCCATCTCCTGGATGCTTCCATTCCCAAGAACGTGACCATGGCGTTCAATCTCGCGTCAGAGATCCCCGCCATCGAAGGCGATGCCACCCAGGTCCGCCAGGTCTTCATGAACCTAGTAATCAACGCGGCGGAGTCCATCGGTAAGCGAAAAGGCATCGTGACGGTCTCCACGCGGCTGCAAAACCTGCGTGCGGGCGAACTCGAAGACGGATACCTCGACCAGCAAGTTCCCCCGGGCCCCTATGTCTGCATCGAGGTACGGGACAACGGCTGCGGGATGAGCGAAGAAACCCGGCATCGCATTTTTGACCCGTTCTTCAGCACCAAGTTTACGGGGAGAGGCCTTGGTTTGTCTGCGGTGCTGGGGATTGTTCGCGGACACCATGGCGCAATCGAGGTGAAGAGCGCGCTTGATAAGGGGACCGCCGTCCGCGTGTTTTTCCCTGCCCTCGAGGTATCCGCCTGTTCCGTCAGGAAACGCCAGGCCGAAGCCAGCAGCCTGAATTGGCGGGGAACGGGTAAGGTGCTGGTTGTTGACGATGAAGCCACCGTGCTGATGGTGGCCCAGCGAATCCTGGAGCATCTGGGCTTCGAGGTTCTCCTGGCCGAGAACGGGCAGCAGGCGATTGAGATCTTCAAAGACAACGCGGACGCAATCAAGGTCGTCCTTCTCGACCTCACGATGCCCCATATGGGCGGTGAGGAAACCTTCGACGCCATACGGCAAATCCGGCCTGACGTACCCGTCGTGCTTTCGAGCGGGTATCCGGAAGAACGGGCGAAAGCCGGGTTCCGGGGCCAGGAGCTTGCCGGGTTTGTGCAGAAACCCTACACGGTGAACGCCCTGGCAAACGTCATTCACGCCCGGTTCAGTTAACCGAAGCGGCAGACCGCGCCCCCTGCGCACCCGGAAAACTTCGAAATTTGCGGCTGATCCTCGCCGCCGCACGCGTCTCACTGTTCGCAGGCCAATGAAGTGACCGTAACGAAAACCCCATCTGGGAGTATTTATACGGGATGGGGGTGCGTAATGTCTCGGGTTAGAGGAGAATCGCCCATGTGTTCGCGATCCGCAAGAGTCATATCCGCTAAGACCACCGGCGCCATTCTTATCTTGGTATGCGTGGCATTTCTGGCGCCCGGCTGCGGCCGGGGCATCGAAATGGGGCCCTACCCGTACAATTTCCCTGTGATACCGGGCATCCTCGCCAGCACAAGTTTTGCCGGGGATCAAGAAATCACTTCCGAGATGATGTATGACGTCTGCTTCCTTCCGAGCGAAAGCCAGATCCAAGAGTATCTGTCAGAGACGGCGCCCGTGGGCGGCGAGTTCCTCGCAGTGAGCCGTATCCAGCTTGGCTCAGCAAGACTGACCGTGCTCAGCGGCGATCCTGGCGATATCACCGAAATAGCGCTCTACTACCTGCCCGTGGATGATCCCAACGGGGAACGCCTGATTGCTTCCGCGAGTTCACCAACCGGCTTTGGCTCAACTGTTGAACTTACACAAGCCAACGGAGTCAATTTTCTCGACATTATAAGAGAAAACGACGCGAGTACCAGCGATGAGTGCCCCAGATTGCGTGTAAGAGCAAGAGCAAGCCAGATGCCCAAAGACGACATCGCTTTTACCACGGAACTCAGTATGGACATCTATGTCCGGGTTGGGCTCTGACCGGTCCACCGCCGCTTGAAATGGCGCGGTCATGCCCGGGCAGGGACGTGTGATTATCCGGTGCTCGAGCAGGCCTCAGGATACATTTGCAGGGGAGGAGACGAAGAGCGGCGGCAGAGCCCTCCTTCTTGTCAAGAGATTTCCGCGGGTATTCCTGGGTAGGCGGCATCGCATTCGTGAAGATCTTGCTAGGAAGCTCCTTCCTTCTATGATACACTTCTACCGGATAGAAGCTGTTCCGTATCGCAGACACGGAGTGCGTGAGAAGGAGATAGCCATGGCTGCAGCAAAGAATTCCCTGGAAAAGCTGCTCGAACTCGCCGGGCAGTTTGTTACGAAGCAGAAGGGGACGTGGGAACACGAGAATTGGGAAGCGCTCCTGACCAAGGCCGGCGCCTTGGGTATGCCCACGGACGACGAATCCAAGCGCAATCTCGGCAACATCCTGGAAGCGGGGAAGTACTTCTATGCGAACATGCCTCAGCCGGCTGCGAAGAAGAGTGCAGCCGCCCCCAAGAAGCCCCCAAGGAAATAGCTGATTCATTCAAGCGTGAACTGTAAGGCGGAATCCAATTACGGGTTTCGCCTTTTGTGTTGTTTTCCGGGGCCAGGCCTATTGACCGTCTTGTTCCGCCCTTGTATTCTGACTTTGCGAATGACCGGCCGTCTGCTTAAGGGAGAAAAGGCTACAGCGCAGACCGCTTTCAGCTTTCCGGAACAGACATTCGCACAAGGGAGCTGCCATGGGGGTCGTACTTGCGGGACTGCTGTTCTTTGCGGCCTTTGTAGCCGCGCTCGTGTGCGGCATCGTCGCTTTTGTCCGCACGGGCGATGTTCTTCAGCGTATCCAGCGGCTCGAGGTTGAGGTCCGGGACCTTACCAGGCGTATCAGTCTTGCGCCTGCCGAAGCAGGCCGGCCCCGGCCGGTCCACGCACCGGATACCGGGCCTCCCGAGTCCGCGGCGACTGAGCCCTCCCGCACCGAACCGTTCGAGCCAGGAATCTCCCTCGCGCAAACGCCCCCCCCTGTTCCCAAGAGCGTCCGGGAGGCACGGCCTGCCGAAGCGGCACCGCTAACAACCGAAAGATCCGCCCCTGTTGAGTTGCCGCGGGCCGTTGCCGCAGGTCCGGCACAGCCGTCAGGAGCGCCACCGTCAGAACAGCCGGCATTCCAGCTGGAGTTGCCTGAAAAGATGCGGGACCTCACCAGGAATCTGTCTTGGGAAATGCTTGCCGGCACGAAGGGACTCCTCTGGGCCGGCGTGATTACCCTTGTCGTTGGCGTCGCCTTCTTTCTCAAGTACCTTTACGACCTGGGCTACATCGACGAGCGCATCCGGCTGGCGATCGCCGCGGCAGGCGGGGCAGCGGCGCTCGCGTTCGGCGAGCGATTCCGCCGGAAGGACTGGGCGGTCATTTCCCAAGGGTTCACGGGCCTGGGGGTGGCCGTCTTCTACGTCTGCGTCTATTTTTCCTTCCAGATCTACGCACTCACGGGGCAAACCGTATCCTTTATGCTCGCGAGCTGCATAACCGCCCTGGCCGTGGCGCTGGCGGTGGTCCAGAACGCTCCGCCCATCGCCGTGCTGGCTGTTATTGGCGGCTTTCTGAGCCCCGTGTTCATCTCGACCGGCGAGAACCACCCTTACGGCCTGTTCAGCTACATCGCGTTGCTCGACCTGGTCGCGGCGGGCGTGGCATGGTTCAAGCGGTGGCGCTTTCTCGACGTCCTGTGTTTTGTCGGCACAGCGCTGCTCTACACGGGGTGGTATTTCAAATTCTTCGGCAATCCCGATGAGCCCGATATGACCCTTCCCGCCACGCTGTACGCGTCACTGTTCTATATCCTGTTCCTGGGTTCGTCGTCCGTCCATTCGCTTGTCCGGCTGGCGAAATCGCGTCCGGAAGACCTCATCGTAGCCGCGCTCAACGCGGCATTCTGGTTCTTTGGTTACTACAACGCGCTCTACGCCGGCCACAGGTACCTTCTCGGGGGCATGGTGCTCGGGCAAGCCGCTCTCGCGTTTCTCGTCTTTCTTGCCTGGCGGAAGCGCATTGCTGAAGACAACGCCGCCCATGCCGTCTTGCTGGTCGTTGCGATGGGCCTGTCGGTCCTGGCCGTGCCCATTTTGCTCGAGCTTTACGCCTATCAGATCGCGTGGGCGGTGCAAGGGGCGGTGTTCGTATACCTCGGTTACCGGTACCGCCACGACCTCGCCGTTGTCGGCGGCATTGTCGCCTGGACCCTTGGCGCTGTCGCTCTTTTCCGCACCCTGCCCCTGCATACGGAAGTGTTCATTCCCGTGTTCAACCCGGAATTTGGCTCGTGGGCCAGCGTGATCGCCGCTGGGGCAGTCATCACGCTGATCATAAGCCGCACTCCTGACGAAGGGCGGCCCGGGAAGCTTCCCATGATCGGGTTCGTGGGACTGGCAGGGTTGGCGTTGACATGCCTGCTGCTGACGTTTGAAACGGCGCTGTTCTGGAGTACGCGCGAATATGCCAACTACCAGGCCTATCAGCACAGCACCCTGGCTTTTCTGTGGGCGGTTATCCCCGTAGCGGTCATCGCGTTCTTGTGCCAGAAACGCCTGTTCAACTGGCTGATCGTGGCGATTGCCTGTTACGGCATCGCCCTTGTGTTCTGGTTTGCGGGACTTGCCCACTACAGACTCGTCGAGCCCTGGATGTTTCTGAACACCTCGTTTCTGGCGCGGCTGATGCTCGTGGGCTCTCTCGCTGCGGCGGCCGCCCTTGTTTTCCGTTTCAAAGGCGAAACCGGCAAGAACGCCCCTTTTCAGGCCTCATCCAGGCAACTCACGGGCTTGCTGGCGCTGGTCAGCTGCCTCATGGGCGCCTTCCTGTTGAGCCTCGAGGTGTGGACCTTCTGGGAACTCCGCCAATATGCGTATGGGGCTGTGTACCAGGCCGGCTCGCTGACCCTGCTCTGGGCCGCCATTCTCCTCGCAACCACGTACGTGGTCTGTCGAAAACGGCTCGAAGACTGGATTCCCCTGGTCCTGAGCGTCTGCACATTCGCCATCCTCGTATTTCTCGCACTCCTGGTTCGTTACCGCATGGCGGACATGTACCTTTTCTGGAACGTTTCGTTCGCGCTGCGGCTTCCCATGGCCGGGGCACTCGCCGCTGCCGCCTGGTTGATATACCGCGCGCGCATGAACGGACGCCTGTTCGGCGGACCGCCCTTCCCTATCTTGAAGATTGCGGCAGTGTGTGGCTTCGCGGCATACGAAGTGGGCGCTCTGCTCCTGACCTTGGACGTCTGGAGCTTCTGGGAGGTCCGGCAAGCCGTCTATCAGTACAATCACCAGTACGGCTCGCTTGTAATCCTCTGGTCGGTTATCGCGTTGGCGACGGCCGCCGTCATTTACGCGAAACGGCTGCAATCGTGGACGTTTCTCCTCGTTGCCGCGTATGCGGTGGGCATTTGCATCTTCGTGTTGTCCCTCCACAGGTATCAGGTGCCGGAGACGTACCTGGTTCTCAACACCACATATCTCGCCCGTCTCACCCTGCCCCTGTCAATATGGGCCGGAGCACATCTTCTCAGGAGAAGGGACAGCATTGCCTGGAGCGACCTCACCACCGTTGCCGGACATGTGGTCTTTGCCATATTGTCCGCGTTCGAGTTGTGGTTCTGGTCCAGGCGCACCGACCTGGTGTCGGACAAGATGGCGCTCAGTTTCATTTCGTCGGCATGGGGTTTGCAGGCGTTTTCACTCATCGCCATTGGCATGATTCTGCGGAGCCGTACCCAGCGGCTTCTTGGACTGGCCTTCTTCGCGCTAACCATCGGAAAGGTGTGGCTTGTTGATCTTTCCTCGGTGGAGCCCCTCTATCGCATCCTGTCGTTTATTGGCGTGGGTCTGTTGCTTCTGCCCGCATCGGTCCTTTACCAGCGCTTCAGCGACAAGCTGCTCGGGGAAAGCTCGAAGAAAGAAGACGGGGCTCCCACGGAGGATGCCCCTGCGGCGAATAGCGGCGAGTCGGACCATGGCAGCGGACCAACCGCCGGATAAGAGCAGGCGAAAGGGCGGTCTATTATCGGCCGCGCCTGGAAGAACGCCAGCCGGTGAGGTGACCAGGAAGAGGCTTCATGGTGTCTGTATGTCTTGTTTGTCCCACAGGCTCCTTTCCGGAAGCGACCGCACCGGCCGCCGGGCGTCTCCCCTCGGCGAGGCGAGCTCATCCCCCGCGCTTCGGGAGAGGCATGCCTGCGCAGCGGCTCCGGCGGGCATGTGAGGTGCTCGCGCCCATGATGCCGTCCCGGCTTTATGCTCGCTCTTCTTACCCTTCGTACCTGTAACCCGCGCCGTGTACGGTTCGGATCAGCCGGGGGTGTTTCGGGTCGGCTTCCAGGCGCTTTCGAAGCTGCGAGATGTGCTGGTCGAGGGTACGGCTGTTGGGCACGAAATCGAGTCCCCAACAGGCGTCGAAGAAGGCGTCGCGTGAAACCACTTCGCCTTTGTGTTCCTGCAGCAGTCTCAGAATCGCGATGTCGCGCAGGCTCAGGTCGATTGCCTCGCCGCCGCGCCGCGCCCGCAATTCGGCAGGGTACACGGTCACGTCGCCAAACAAGAATGGACTTTGGGAGCCGTTAGCGGGCCCTCGGGCCATGCAACGTCTTGTGACGGCGCGAATGCGGGCGACCACCTCTCGCACGCCAAAGGGCTTCATGATGAAGTCGTCGGCGCCCAGCTCGAGGCCCAGGACCCGATCGATCTCCTCGGATTTCGCGCTGATGAAAATGATCGGTACGGTTTCGTTGCGCTTTCGGATGGCCCGGCACACCTCGTAGCCATCTTTCCCGGGCATCATGATGTCGAGGCAAACGAAATCCGGCGTCTCGCGTTCGAACAGCTCGAGTGTTTCGACGCCATCTCGCGCGGTGATCGTGCGATAGCCTTCGTCCTCGAGGATCTCGCGAAGCCCCTCGCGGATATTGTCATCGTCTTCGGCTATGAGCACTCTCATGTTGTCTCCTTCGAGTCCCCACGGGGCGCGTGAAACGAGAAGGTGAAACAGGCGCCCGTCCGCGAATCGTCGAGCGTCAGGTCGCCTCCGTGGAGCCGCGCGAGGTCGCGCGCAATGGCAAGGCCGATACCCGTGCCCGCCACGCCGTCCGTGAGGCGGTTACTCACCCGGTAGAAGGGCTCAAAAACTCGCCGCCGCTCCCTTGACGGAATCCCGGGACCGTCATCCCTCACGGATACGCTGACCCGGTCGCCATCCTGTCGGCTGATGATGCGCACGAATTTGCCCGAAGACGCATATTTCTCGACGTTGCTCAGGAGGTTTCCGAGCACTTGCTCGACGGCGTCGGGATCGAACTCGGCCTCGTGCGGCGCGTCGGGTTCGAAGACAACCTCCATCCCCTTCGCGCGCAGCGGGGCCGCGCAATGGTCGATCGTGTTCCGCAGGACCTTGTCCACCACGCCCGGACTGCGCCGCAGCCGCAAGGCGCTCCGCTGTTTGCGGCTGAACGTGAGGACGTTTCCGATGAGGCGGCTGAGACGCTGGCTTTCGGAGGTAATCACCCCGAGGCGTTTGCGCGTGCGGTCGTCTGTGTCCTCCAGCTCGTCCTCGAGCATCTCGGCATACATCCGGATATTCGTCAAGGGGGTCTTGAGCTCGTGAGAGACCTGGTTCACGAAGCTGATGCGCTGCTCCGCTTCGCGCATTTCGCGGGCGTTCTCACGATAGAAGTAGTACGCCAGGGCCACGACCGCCATGGCAAGCACCACGGCCGCTGAAAAGACGTTGAAGAACACGCTCCGCCCGGCTTCGGGCAACGCCATCCGCGCCGAGGCGTAGTAATCGAGCCGCCACGAGCTCAGGGGCGGGCTGAGTGCCAAGGAGGCCTGCGGTTCTTCCGTGTCCGCTGGCTCGTATTGTCCCCACTGGTACATGGGTTCGCCCTGTGCGCCGCGCAAGACAATCCGGCCGTCGGAAAGCGTGGGATTGCGCGGGTCGGTGTCCGGCAGGGCGTTGATGATCTCGCTGAGCATCCTGCCGCGATTCAGCTCAGCCCCGGCAATCTGGCCGTTGGCGTCCCGCCACCAGTAAATCAGGTTGACGCCGTTGCCCCAGAACCACACATGCCAGCCGTATTCATCGGAGACCGGCGCGCTTTTGGAGATGCTGCCTTGATACACATTGCCGCCTCTCGAGCCCATGGACTGGGAGGCCGCCTGGAGCGCCTGCTGCGGCGATTCCTGCTGTGTCATCTGCCGCTGCGCGGGCCCCGGCGCCTGTCCTTCCTCGCCGGTGGGCGGAATCGTGTGATCGAGCCAGATGTCGCGCGTGCGCTCAAGGAAGGCGCGTTCGCCATCCGTGAGGGGCGCATCCGGCGCGGGATACGCCGGGGCGCCGGTCTCGTTGAGCACAAACAGCTGGGAGACCATGGGCAGGCTGGCGCTCAATTGACGCAACTCTTCGGGCGAACGGTTTGAGAGGCCCTGCAATTGCAGGAGCTCCCGGCCTTGTTTGGCCAACACTTCCTGGATCTCGGCGTCCACGTCGCGCAACCGGCTGACCAGAATCTCCTGCACACGGAGTTCCAGCACTTGGCGCTCATTCCGTGCCATGCGCGCGCCAAGCCAGACCACAAGGGCCAGCGGCAGCGCAACGATCAACACCAATATGACGATCAGCCGTGGTTTCAAAGCCGTGCCGCTCCGACTCCGGGGCATGCGCGGCGCCATGGATACGTGCTCTTCCGTGACGCCGCGTTATTGCGCGGATTCCTGACCACGGTACCCCGAATGAGGCCCCCGCCGCAATCCACAGGGCTGGCAGGCCAGCGACTGCGCGTGGCGTCATGACAAGAACCTCGGGTACCAGGGGAGGCCATGTTCACTCCATCGACTATTGCTATTCGGCCTGCTGCTGCATCACCTGATACTGGTTCATGCGCATAATCTTGCGCTGGCGGCCCCACGTGCCGGGGTCGAGGTTCTGTGCGTCTTGCTCGTTCATGGCCGCCTGGTCCTTGAGCTTATCGCTGTGCAACTGTATGGCGTTTGTCGAGAGGAATTCCGAGTTGCTCATCAGCGCCGCGCGCGCATCTTCGATCTTGCCTTCGTCGCGCAGGCGCAATGCCCAGCGGTTCTTCTCGAGAGCGATCTGTTCGACCGCCGACGCCATGATTTCCTTGTTGAGCGACTTCAGCGCCTGGTCCGGTTCGGCCGTTAGACGCACCGCCACCTGTTTGTGGATCCGGTCGCGGGATTCGGTCCTCATGTTGGCGTAGGTCACGTCGACCGTCGCGATAGGACTGGAAGACGCTCGCAATACGTCTTCTCCAGCGTACGCGGGCAGCTCGACCTCGACCAGCACATACTTCATCTGGCCGCCATACAGTTGATTGAGGCGGGCGGTTGCACGCTGGCCGGCAATATCGACCTCGCGGCCGAGTCCGCGAACCGGCCGCACGTGTTCGTCAAAATCGATAGCGACCGCGACATCCTGGGCCACTACCGCCAGCACGTCTCCGAATTC
The sequence above is a segment of the Candidatus Hydrogenedentota bacterium genome. Coding sequences within it:
- a CDS encoding response regulator transcription factor; this translates as MRVLIAEDDDNIREGLREILEDEGYRTITARDGVETLELFERETPDFVCLDIMMPGKDGYEVCRAIRKRNETVPIIFISAKSEEIDRVLGLELGADDFIMKPFGVREVVARIRAVTRRCMARGPANGSQSPFLFGDVTVYPAELRARRGGEAIDLSLRDIAILRLLQEHKGEVVSRDAFFDACWGLDFVPNSRTLDQHISQLRKRLEADPKHPRLIRTVHGAGYRYEG
- a CDS encoding HAMP domain-containing sensor histidine kinase, coding for MKPRLIVILVLIVALPLALVVWLGARMARNERQVLELRVQEILVSRLRDVDAEIQEVLAKQGRELLQLQGLSNRSPEELRQLSASLPMVSQLFVLNETGAPAYPAPDAPLTDGERAFLERTRDIWLDHTIPPTGEEGQAPGPAQRQMTQQESPQQALQAASQSMGSRGGNVYQGSISKSAPVSDEYGWHVWFWGNGVNLIYWWRDANGQIAGAELNRGRMLSEIINALPDTDPRNPTLSDGRIVLRGAQGEPMYQWGQYEPADTEEPQASLALSPPLSSWRLDYYASARMALPEAGRSVFFNVFSAAVVLAMAVVALAYYFYRENAREMREAEQRISFVNQVSHELKTPLTNIRMYAEMLEDELEDTDDRTRKRLGVITSESQRLSRLIGNVLTFSRKQRSALRLRRSPGVVDKVLRNTIDHCAAPLRAKGMEVVFEPDAPHEAEFDPDAVEQVLGNLLSNVEKYASSGKFVRIISRQDGDRVSVSVRDDGPGIPSRERRRVFEPFYRVSNRLTDGVAGTGIGLAIARDLARLHGGDLTLDDSRTGACFTFSFHAPRGDSKETT